One genomic window of Niveibacterium sp. SC-1 includes the following:
- a CDS encoding phage tail protein, protein MDANGLRFWLLADDRHWRSRSHVSWDAECKVLRLASERVLPPPADPAAAFAAANAAVDRVPRALDASGCVATWDAAANAVVVRSALPGEAILLALGETPTDLIVGFDGVLYCALPSGIHMHDLRGRWDDVVVNAAGFVPWRLAADPAGGAWVLERASGRIARLTGSPLPLGPYVDYAGTVFRPDPENCHEARLRILADPAWPAGERPLALAFQPDTGLALLSWLGDGAAQLRSYDTHAQRLQPALQLVGARYAYGFDWLGAAHIVVRIPGRRDAPAYDLSSADEARRVATSGEVYPLASDALEAPFAHRVSGPPAYPVILAEGVRGAEPLYRLSISNLVRQGEARNFAGTDVQLVDSGSLQTVWHRLYAEAQVPARTGFVVWLAATAELQPPDPAEVGQWLPHYFGDPDLTREPQAPIAAWEHAPSELPSHPGLGPWTYEPGRAGLLSVLIQDARKQVRNLVGRYLWVRVSLHGDGRTGPQIAALRAYACRFSYRDQYLPRLYRESVFGAPAESPGERLAALDAEAASILDAGGVLAPELVSELRDAGLPVGELANVTVQDSGQSWLLRDPQGARAWRLRSEDGGIGVYRPQATPADFLERMLDNFEGVLTPLEDRIAAAHLLSDPLAVPEASLDWLAGWTGVAFDPALPESRRRAWLTAAPWLARLHGTKLGLQIALDIASGGGVRGGEIIVLENFRLRRILATLLGVDLNDENDPLLPGLVVSGNSVVGDTLTLGEQASVELLALFRAEVASAAENADVLAFLDELANRATVLVHQSVTPQDVGLLRRVVELESPAHVATEVLTATWPFMVGVASLVGVDSYLGPPQLPRPARANVSSLGQDFVLGPVALDPRLGGAAAPAPPVPPPVADAGDDFVAAFGNSFSLDATRSRAAEGHSLASFIWRLLPQI, encoded by the coding sequence ATGGACGCCAACGGCCTGCGCTTCTGGTTGCTCGCCGATGACCGGCACTGGCGCAGCCGCAGCCATGTAAGCTGGGACGCCGAGTGCAAGGTCCTGCGCCTGGCGAGCGAACGGGTGTTGCCGCCGCCGGCCGACCCCGCAGCGGCCTTTGCTGCGGCCAATGCGGCCGTGGACCGGGTCCCGCGCGCGCTCGACGCGAGCGGCTGCGTCGCCACCTGGGATGCCGCCGCCAATGCGGTGGTCGTGCGCAGTGCCCTGCCGGGCGAAGCGATCCTGCTGGCCTTGGGCGAGACACCCACCGATCTCATCGTCGGCTTCGACGGGGTGCTCTATTGCGCCCTGCCATCGGGGATCCATATGCACGACCTGCGCGGCCGCTGGGACGACGTGGTGGTGAACGCCGCGGGCTTCGTGCCCTGGCGGCTCGCCGCGGATCCTGCGGGCGGCGCCTGGGTGCTGGAGCGCGCGAGCGGACGCATCGCCCGCCTCACTGGCTCCCCGCTGCCGCTAGGTCCGTACGTTGACTACGCCGGCACCGTGTTCCGGCCGGACCCGGAAAACTGCCACGAGGCGAGGCTGCGCATCCTCGCCGATCCGGCCTGGCCCGCGGGCGAGCGCCCCCTGGCCCTGGCCTTCCAGCCGGACACCGGGCTTGCCCTGCTCTCCTGGCTGGGTGATGGCGCGGCACAGCTGCGCAGCTACGACACCCACGCGCAACGCCTCCAGCCCGCCTTGCAGCTCGTCGGCGCCCGCTACGCCTATGGCTTCGACTGGTTGGGCGCCGCGCACATCGTCGTGCGCATCCCCGGCCGTCGCGACGCCCCGGCCTACGACCTGTCGAGTGCGGACGAAGCCCGGCGCGTGGCGACCAGCGGCGAGGTCTATCCGCTGGCAAGCGACGCCCTCGAAGCGCCTTTCGCCCACCGCGTCTCCGGGCCACCCGCCTATCCGGTCATCCTGGCCGAAGGCGTGCGCGGCGCGGAGCCGCTCTACCGGCTCTCGATCTCGAACCTGGTGCGCCAGGGCGAAGCCCGCAACTTCGCCGGAACCGACGTCCAGCTTGTCGACAGTGGCTCGCTGCAGACCGTGTGGCACCGCCTCTATGCGGAAGCGCAAGTGCCCGCCCGCACGGGCTTCGTCGTCTGGCTCGCCGCCACGGCGGAGCTGCAGCCACCCGACCCGGCGGAAGTCGGCCAGTGGTTGCCGCACTACTTCGGCGATCCGGATCTCACGCGTGAACCGCAGGCGCCGATTGCGGCCTGGGAGCACGCGCCCTCGGAGCTGCCCAGCCATCCGGGCCTCGGACCCTGGACCTATGAACCGGGGCGCGCGGGCTTGCTCTCGGTGCTGATCCAGGACGCCCGCAAACAGGTGCGCAACCTCGTCGGCCGCTACCTGTGGGTGCGCGTCAGCCTGCATGGCGACGGACGTACCGGTCCGCAGATCGCCGCCTTGCGCGCCTACGCCTGCCGCTTCTCCTACCGCGACCAGTACCTGCCGCGGCTCTACCGCGAGAGCGTGTTCGGCGCACCGGCCGAGAGCCCCGGCGAGCGTCTCGCCGCCCTGGATGCGGAGGCAGCCAGCATCCTGGACGCGGGCGGCGTGCTCGCGCCGGAATTGGTCAGCGAACTGCGCGATGCCGGACTGCCCGTGGGCGAACTCGCGAACGTGACGGTGCAGGACAGCGGCCAGTCCTGGCTACTGCGCGATCCGCAGGGCGCACGTGCCTGGCGCCTGCGCAGCGAAGATGGTGGCATCGGCGTCTACCGCCCGCAGGCAACACCGGCCGACTTTCTCGAACGCATGCTCGACAACTTCGAGGGCGTACTCACGCCGCTGGAGGATCGCATCGCGGCCGCGCACCTGCTGAGCGATCCGCTCGCGGTGCCCGAAGCCTCGCTGGATTGGCTCGCCGGCTGGACCGGCGTGGCTTTCGATCCGGCGCTGCCCGAATCGCGCCGCCGGGCCTGGCTCACGGCCGCCCCCTGGCTCGCGCGCCTGCACGGCACCAAGCTCGGTCTGCAGATCGCGTTGGACATTGCCAGCGGCGGCGGCGTGCGTGGCGGCGAGATCATCGTGCTGGAGAACTTTCGCCTGCGCCGCATCCTCGCCACGCTGCTCGGCGTGGATCTCAACGACGAGAACGATCCGCTCCTGCCCGGTCTGGTCGTGAGCGGCAACTCGGTGGTGGGCGACACCCTCACCCTGGGCGAACAGGCCAGCGTCGAACTGCTCGCGCTCTTCCGCGCCGAAGTGGCGAGTGCCGCGGAGAACGCAGACGTGCTGGCCTTCCTCGATGAACTCGCCAACCGCGCCACCGTGCTGGTGCACCAGAGCGTCACGCCCCAGGACGTGGGCCTCCTGCGCCGCGTGGTGGAGCTGGAGAGCCCGGCCCATGTCGCCACCGAAGTGCTCACCGCCACCTGGCCCTTCATGGTCGGCGTCGCGAGCCTCGTTGGCGTGGACAGCTACCTCGGCCCGCCGCAACTGCCGCGGCCTGCTCGCGCGAACGTGAGCAGCCTCGGCCAGGACTTCGTGCTCGGACCCGTGGCCCTCGACCCGCGCCTCGGCGGCGCCGCTGCGCCTGCGCCGCCGGTGCCGCCACCGGTGGCGGATGCCGGCGATGACTTCGTCGCGGCCTTCGGCAACTCCTTCTCCCTGGACGCCACCCGCTCGCGCGCGGCCGAGGGGCACAGCCTCGCGAGCTTCATCTGGCGGCTCTTGCCGCAAATCTGA
- a CDS encoding baseplate J/gp47 family protein: protein MPILPPSLDDRRFDDLVEEMVARIPAHTPEWTNPRQGDPGRTLIELFAWLTDSLLYRANLIPERQRLVFLRLLGQPLRPAQPATGIVALGFAREEELSIASLAPGARIAGPVPFETLAETTVLPITAEAYYKRALDDAETSRMAEVIEGLKSVHKLSSARGYETTPVFDGGRAEPGGVDVLAASIDRALWFALLAPKAPDPLQQEARNDVVKLALGGGDSGLPALLSMGVVPALTLPEDFDDFIDAANPRVPFPALWEITTRRADGGTGYLTLTPQAGTDTTAGLTRPGVLRLGLPDESLIWAPKNDVGENPAAGVGDTPPRLDDLEKAARVIAWLRLRPQPAKPAERLALTWAGINAVQIDQRVSLGGRVLGVSSGAPDQQFVLPQTSCDADSLQIQVEEPGLGYRPWTRVDDLAAISADPQIARAAAAYELDAEAGTLRFGDGVRGRVPEAQMRIRLASGRFGGGTGGNLPAGSLTAITATRVDGRAAPPLKLSQPLATDGGIDAETLALAERRIPALLRHRDRAVTSEDYRQLALDTPGAQVARVEVMPRFKPRDRRFEVPGVVSVMALPAQGFDPAASGTPNPRPDRPFIEKVHAWLSARVPLATELYVIGCEYVPLGLAVGISLRDGFARDSVLFEVRRALRQLLWPLPLGEAQGWPLGRGVRERELDVEISRVAGVREVRGLNLFERAQFESGPDWRALSRNTPDGTQTLALAAWQLPELLSVVVVDGDAPDDLHALPNPFADANAVAVPVVPELC from the coding sequence ATGCCTATCCTGCCGCCCAGCCTGGATGACCGCCGCTTCGACGACCTCGTCGAAGAGATGGTCGCGCGCATTCCGGCGCACACGCCCGAGTGGACCAACCCGCGCCAGGGCGATCCGGGCCGTACCCTGATCGAGCTCTTCGCCTGGCTCACGGATTCGCTGCTCTACCGCGCGAACCTGATTCCGGAACGCCAGCGCCTGGTCTTCCTGCGCCTGCTCGGCCAGCCGCTGCGCCCGGCCCAACCCGCCACGGGCATCGTCGCACTGGGCTTCGCGCGGGAGGAGGAACTCTCGATCGCCAGCCTTGCGCCGGGCGCACGCATCGCCGGCCCCGTGCCTTTCGAGACGCTCGCCGAGACCACGGTGCTGCCGATCACCGCGGAGGCTTACTACAAGCGCGCCCTGGACGACGCCGAAACCAGCCGCATGGCTGAGGTGATCGAGGGCCTCAAGTCGGTGCACAAGCTCTCCAGCGCCCGCGGCTACGAGACCACCCCGGTCTTCGACGGCGGCCGTGCCGAGCCCGGCGGGGTGGACGTACTCGCAGCCTCGATCGACCGCGCCCTGTGGTTCGCGCTGCTTGCGCCCAAGGCGCCCGATCCGCTGCAGCAGGAAGCGCGCAATGACGTCGTCAAGCTCGCGCTGGGCGGCGGCGACAGCGGCCTGCCCGCCCTGCTCTCCATGGGCGTGGTGCCGGCCCTGACACTGCCCGAGGATTTCGACGATTTCATCGACGCGGCCAATCCGCGCGTGCCCTTCCCCGCCTTGTGGGAGATCACCACCCGGCGCGCAGACGGCGGCACCGGCTACCTCACGCTCACCCCGCAGGCCGGCACCGACACCACGGCCGGGCTCACCCGTCCCGGCGTGCTGCGACTCGGCCTGCCCGACGAGTCCCTGATCTGGGCACCCAAGAACGACGTCGGCGAGAACCCGGCCGCAGGCGTGGGCGACACGCCGCCGCGCCTGGACGACCTGGAGAAGGCCGCCCGCGTCATCGCCTGGCTGCGCCTGCGTCCGCAACCGGCCAAACCTGCCGAACGCCTTGCCCTCACCTGGGCGGGCATCAACGCCGTACAGATCGACCAGCGGGTCAGCCTGGGCGGTCGCGTGCTGGGCGTGTCCAGCGGCGCACCGGACCAGCAGTTCGTGCTGCCGCAGACCTCGTGCGACGCGGACAGCCTGCAGATCCAGGTCGAGGAGCCGGGCCTAGGCTACCGCCCCTGGACTCGCGTGGATGACCTCGCGGCGATCAGCGCCGACCCGCAGATAGCGCGCGCTGCCGCGGCCTACGAGCTGGACGCCGAGGCGGGCACCCTGCGCTTTGGCGACGGCGTGCGCGGTCGCGTGCCCGAGGCGCAGATGCGCATCCGGCTCGCCTCCGGCCGCTTCGGTGGCGGCACCGGTGGCAATCTGCCTGCAGGCAGCCTCACGGCGATCACCGCCACGCGGGTGGACGGGCGAGCTGCGCCGCCACTCAAGCTCTCGCAGCCGCTGGCCACCGACGGCGGCATCGATGCAGAGACGCTCGCCCTGGCGGAACGGCGCATTCCGGCCCTGCTGCGCCACCGTGACCGCGCGGTCACGTCCGAGGACTATCGCCAGCTCGCGCTGGATACGCCCGGCGCTCAGGTCGCACGGGTCGAGGTGATGCCGCGCTTCAAGCCGCGCGACCGGCGCTTCGAGGTGCCTGGTGTGGTCAGCGTGATGGCCTTGCCTGCGCAGGGCTTCGACCCTGCCGCGAGCGGCACGCCCAACCCCCGGCCCGACCGGCCCTTCATCGAGAAGGTGCATGCCTGGCTTTCCGCGCGCGTGCCCCTGGCCACCGAGCTCTATGTGATCGGCTGCGAGTATGTGCCGCTGGGTCTCGCCGTAGGTATCTCGCTGCGCGACGGTTTCGCGCGCGACAGCGTGCTCTTCGAAGTGCGCCGTGCCCTGCGCCAGTTGCTCTGGCCACTGCCGCTGGGCGAGGCACAAGGCTGGCCGCTGGGCCGCGGCGTGCGCGAACGCGAGCTCGATGTCGAGATCTCGCGCGTGGCCGGTGTGCGCGAAGTGCGGGGTCTCAATCTCTTCGAGCGCGCGCAGTTCGAGAGCGGACCCGACTGGCGCGCTCTTTCGCGCAATACGCCGGACGGCACGCAGACGCTCGCCCTGGCGGCCTGGCAGCTGCCCGAACTGCTCTCGGTGGTCGTGGTGGACGGCGATGCACCGGACGACCTGCACGCCTTGCCCAATCCCTTTGCCGATGCCAACGCGGTGGCGGTGCCAGTCGTGCCGGAGCTCTGCTGA
- a CDS encoding GPW/gp25 family protein encodes MDAIRPLIGWPLFALPDENGALAYPALEDSVRQLIRVILSTRPGEQLMRPDFGGGLDALLHEPNTLVTRSLIRDLVQQSLTRWERRILLDRVEVWEVAGQPGHVRVEIAYRLARTGVPAQMGLTVQLES; translated from the coding sequence ATGGACGCCATCCGCCCCCTGATCGGCTGGCCGCTCTTCGCCCTGCCCGACGAGAACGGTGCGCTCGCCTACCCGGCGCTGGAAGACAGCGTGCGGCAACTCATCCGCGTGATCCTCTCGACGCGACCGGGCGAGCAACTGATGCGCCCCGACTTCGGCGGGGGGCTCGACGCCCTTCTGCATGAACCGAACACCCTGGTGACCCGCAGCCTGATCCGCGATCTCGTGCAGCAGTCGCTCACCCGCTGGGAGCGCCGCATCCTGCTCGACCGCGTCGAGGTCTGGGAGGTCGCCGGCCAGCCCGGCCATGTGCGCGTGGAGATCGCCTACCGGCTCGCGCGCACCGGCGTTCCCGCCCAGATGGGCCTCACGGTGCAACTCGAAAGCTGA
- a CDS encoding phage baseplate assembly protein V translates to MDRAGFLARPPAWFNAGYLALVVSLDDPDQQNRVQVRLVGFDDVANQDAPLWARVVCPFAGKDRGAFLLPDVDDEVLVVFQNGDPSYPLVIGGLWNGKSTSPTSISGGQNRLKVIRSKNGVKLTLDDQQGQETFIVETPGGQKITLKDGPGTITVEDSNGNSIKCDSAGITVTAAATVSVKAAKVDVSAGMVNVDTAMAKFSGIVKCETLISTSVISTSYTPGAGNIW, encoded by the coding sequence ATGGACAGAGCAGGTTTCCTCGCGCGACCGCCGGCCTGGTTCAACGCGGGCTACCTCGCGCTGGTGGTGTCGCTGGACGACCCGGACCAGCAGAACCGGGTTCAGGTGCGCCTGGTCGGTTTCGACGATGTCGCCAACCAGGACGCGCCGCTCTGGGCACGCGTGGTCTGCCCCTTCGCCGGCAAGGACCGCGGCGCCTTCCTCCTGCCGGATGTGGACGACGAAGTGCTGGTGGTCTTCCAGAACGGCGACCCCTCCTATCCGCTGGTGATCGGTGGGCTCTGGAACGGCAAGAGCACTTCGCCCACGTCCATCTCCGGCGGCCAGAACCGGCTCAAGGTCATCCGCTCGAAGAACGGCGTGAAGCTCACGCTGGACGACCAGCAAGGTCAGGAGACCTTCATCGTCGAGACCCCGGGCGGCCAGAAGATCACGCTCAAGGACGGACCGGGCACGATCACGGTTGAAGACTCCAACGGCAACAGCATCAAGTGCGATTCCGCCGGCATCACCGTCACCGCGGCGGCTACGGTGAGCGTGAAGGCGGCCAAGGTCGACGTCTCCGCCGGCATGGTCAATGTGGACACCGCGATGGCGAAGTTCTCGGGCATCGTGAAGTGCGAGACCCTGATCTCCACCTCGGTGATTTCCACCAGCTACACGCCCGGCGCGGGCAACATCTGGTAG
- a CDS encoding contractile injection system protein, VgrG/Pvc8 family, with amino-acid sequence MSETSVSQAAIYRARPTLRLGGQADARASELLLAMKMEESEGGMSRLELRLSNWASTTNGGAEIAFDAGSKMKLGAQIEVYAGDESEPREIFRGKITALEADYKTGVPPELSVLAEDALQQARLARRSKVYTQQSPADIVRAVAGDLGLTPVITGLSSPTATWVQYNESDLAFLRRLLSRFDADLQISGTELQVSPRGDVKRGAIELTLFSQLARARVCADLSEQATAVSVRGWNPADGAAVKAEISSGAHIGPGTGKTGASLLKDAFGDRPENIGHFAVASDAEATALAQAAFDQRARRFLRVQGTAEGNAKLRVGCHVSLSGLGVQYDNTYYVVGATHLYDQRLGYRTDFVGECAYLGGS; translated from the coding sequence ATGAGCGAAACCTCCGTCAGCCAGGCCGCCATCTACCGCGCCCGCCCCACCTTGCGGCTGGGCGGTCAGGCCGATGCGCGCGCCTCCGAACTCCTGCTCGCGATGAAGATGGAGGAGTCCGAGGGTGGCATGAGCCGGCTTGAGCTGCGCCTGTCCAACTGGGCGAGCACCACCAATGGTGGCGCCGAGATCGCTTTCGATGCGGGCTCGAAGATGAAGCTCGGGGCGCAGATCGAGGTCTATGCGGGTGACGAGTCCGAGCCGCGCGAAATCTTCCGCGGCAAGATCACCGCGCTGGAGGCGGACTACAAGACCGGCGTGCCGCCCGAACTCTCGGTGCTGGCCGAAGACGCCCTGCAACAGGCGCGGCTCGCGCGTCGCAGCAAGGTCTACACCCAGCAATCGCCGGCCGACATCGTGCGTGCCGTGGCGGGCGATCTGGGCCTCACGCCGGTGATCACCGGTCTCAGCAGCCCCACCGCCACCTGGGTGCAGTACAACGAGAGCGACCTCGCCTTCCTGCGGCGTCTACTCTCGCGCTTCGATGCGGACCTGCAGATCAGCGGCACGGAACTGCAGGTCTCGCCGCGCGGGGACGTGAAGCGCGGCGCCATCGAGCTCACGCTCTTCAGCCAGCTCGCACGGGCACGGGTCTGTGCCGACCTCTCCGAACAGGCGACCGCCGTGAGCGTGCGCGGCTGGAACCCCGCCGACGGCGCCGCGGTGAAGGCGGAGATCAGTTCGGGCGCGCATATCGGCCCCGGCACGGGCAAGACCGGCGCGAGCCTGCTCAAGGACGCCTTCGGCGACCGGCCCGAGAACATCGGTCACTTCGCGGTCGCCAGCGATGCCGAAGCCACGGCGCTCGCGCAGGCGGCCTTCGACCAGCGCGCGCGCCGCTTCCTGCGGGTGCAAGGCACGGCCGAAGGCAACGCCAAGCTGCGCGTCGGTTGTCATGTGAGCCTCAGCGGCCTGGGCGTGCAGTACGACAACACCTACTACGTGGTGGGCGCCACGCATCTCTACGACCAGCGCTTGGGCTACCGCACGGACTTCGTCGGCGAATGCGCCTACCTGGGAGGCAGCTGA
- a CDS encoding phage tail protein: MANPDDLNENQLAPLQVFNFHVRFRRDALLAPPEGSDVPLCSGAFAECTGLEATVEPKVIKVGGSNYGPAQRMGRVSFATVVLKRGMTSTRDLWNWFQLLTGGAYAYRLSVEIEMRNSTGAPALTWKLARAMPVKFKAADLNARGAEVGIEELHLVHEGLSLIA, translated from the coding sequence ATGGCGAATCCCGACGACCTCAATGAAAACCAGCTCGCACCGCTACAGGTCTTCAACTTCCATGTGCGCTTCCGCCGCGACGCCCTGCTCGCGCCGCCCGAGGGCTCGGACGTGCCACTGTGCAGCGGCGCCTTCGCGGAGTGCACCGGGTTGGAGGCGACGGTGGAGCCCAAGGTCATCAAGGTCGGCGGCAGCAACTACGGGCCGGCCCAACGCATGGGCCGGGTCAGCTTCGCCACAGTGGTGCTCAAGCGCGGCATGACCAGCACGCGCGATCTGTGGAACTGGTTTCAGCTGCTCACGGGCGGCGCCTATGCGTACCGGCTCTCGGTCGAGATCGAGATGCGCAACAGCACCGGCGCACCGGCGCTCACCTGGAAGCTTGCGCGCGCGATGCCGGTGAAGTTCAAGGCGGCTGACCTGAACGCGCGCGGCGCGGAGGTCGGCATCGAAGAGCTGCATCTGGTGCACGAAGGATTGAGCCTGATCGCCTGA
- a CDS encoding phage tail protein — MARNTPYGAFNYIVEFDNDEGLLGGFSDISGIGSEIKIAEYRNGNEKENHTRKIPGIHTASDVTGKRGIINSKKLFDWIKLARTGGPEAAQKTMKITLRDEAQQPVQSWLLRGVIPMKYTGPTLAGKGGGDVAMEEIVFSAETLEILA, encoded by the coding sequence ATGGCCAGGAACACTCCCTACGGTGCGTTTAACTACATCGTCGAGTTCGACAACGACGAGGGGCTGCTGGGCGGCTTCTCGGACATCTCCGGGATCGGCAGCGAAATCAAGATCGCCGAGTACCGCAACGGCAACGAGAAGGAAAACCACACGCGCAAGATCCCGGGCATCCACACTGCCTCGGACGTCACCGGCAAGCGCGGCATCATCAACTCGAAGAAGCTCTTCGACTGGATCAAGCTCGCCCGCACCGGGGGGCCGGAAGCCGCGCAGAAGACGATGAAGATCACGCTGCGCGACGAGGCCCAGCAACCGGTGCAGTCCTGGTTGCTGCGCGGCGTGATCCCGATGAAGTACACCGGCCCCACCCTGGCCGGCAAGGGCGGCGGCGACGTGGCGATGGAAGAGATTGTCTTCTCCGCCGAAACCCTCGAGATCCTCGCCTGA
- a CDS encoding phage tail sheath subtilisin-like domain-containing protein, translating into MPEYLAPGVYVEETSFRAKSIEGVGTSTTAFVGPTRKGPYRVDEEDQETPELLTSFGDFLRIYGGYADFSLTDTSPDTNFLAHGVLAYFNEGGSRLYVSRAVSASAVAASVAVTAAATPADQAVGFVARFPGAVGNGSVVVREVVTPAAAATMGTAQPGTLLRTGADAATALHVKVGTTWHPAATPSDAAEDVATLAGATPRFVSLQLVATDADGEDMSWDDLGFGADNPRWVGHILAQTPGRRADYLQNAFAITIGGAVSALGLHTALFTGATANALGQLQNRFVLINGADGAAPTATEYALALGEIAALEDVSIVAAPGSSAYTDAQAIASALISHAEARRAYRISVLDTPPEQLPSQVRALRGQMDSTRAALYYPWVVVSNPNARAGRDDIPREIALPPSSYVCGIYARNDVQRGVYKAPANEVVRSALRFEIDVNFGQQEVLNPIGVNCLRLLSGRGYRVWGARLISSDPEWKYVSDRRYFNYLEASIDRGTQWAVFEPNGPRLWTNITQTISDFLYNEWRGGALLGDTVEQAFFVRCDRSTMTQNDLDNGRLICLIGVAIIKPAEFVIFRIGQKTADAK; encoded by the coding sequence ATGCCTGAATATCTCGCACCAGGCGTGTACGTCGAGGAAACGAGTTTCCGCGCCAAGTCGATCGAAGGCGTCGGAACCAGCACCACCGCCTTCGTCGGACCGACCCGCAAAGGCCCCTACCGGGTCGACGAAGAGGACCAGGAAACGCCTGAGCTGCTCACCAGCTTCGGCGACTTCCTGCGCATCTATGGCGGCTACGCGGACTTCTCGCTCACGGACACTTCGCCCGATACGAACTTCCTTGCGCATGGCGTGCTCGCCTACTTCAACGAAGGCGGCTCGCGCCTGTACGTGTCGCGCGCAGTCAGTGCCTCCGCCGTGGCTGCGAGCGTTGCCGTCACGGCGGCCGCAACCCCGGCCGATCAGGCCGTGGGTTTCGTGGCGCGCTTTCCGGGCGCTGTCGGCAACGGCAGCGTGGTGGTGCGCGAAGTCGTGACCCCGGCCGCCGCGGCCACCATGGGGACGGCCCAGCCGGGCACCCTGCTGCGCACCGGCGCGGACGCTGCGACCGCACTCCATGTGAAGGTCGGCACCACCTGGCATCCGGCGGCGACGCCCAGCGACGCCGCCGAGGACGTCGCCACCCTTGCCGGCGCGACGCCGCGTTTCGTCAGCCTGCAACTGGTGGCGACGGACGCCGACGGCGAAGACATGAGCTGGGACGACCTGGGTTTCGGTGCGGACAATCCACGCTGGGTCGGCCACATCCTCGCGCAGACGCCGGGCCGGCGGGCGGACTATCTGCAGAACGCCTTCGCGATCACTATCGGCGGCGCGGTCAGTGCCCTAGGCCTGCATACCGCGCTCTTCACCGGCGCGACGGCCAATGCATTGGGCCAACTGCAGAACCGTTTCGTACTCATCAATGGGGCGGACGGCGCTGCGCCTACGGCCACCGAGTACGCGCTCGCACTCGGGGAAATCGCCGCGCTGGAAGACGTCTCCATCGTCGCAGCGCCCGGTTCATCCGCCTACACCGACGCACAAGCGATCGCGAGCGCGCTCATCTCGCATGCCGAGGCACGCCGCGCCTACCGGATCTCGGTGCTGGACACGCCGCCCGAGCAGTTGCCCAGCCAGGTGCGCGCCCTGCGCGGCCAGATGGACTCCACCCGCGCAGCGCTCTACTACCCCTGGGTGGTGGTTTCCAATCCCAACGCGCGCGCAGGTCGCGACGACATCCCGCGCGAAATCGCGCTGCCGCCCTCGAGCTACGTCTGCGGCATCTATGCCCGCAACGATGTGCAGCGCGGCGTCTACAAGGCGCCGGCCAACGAGGTGGTACGCAGCGCGCTGCGCTTCGAGATCGATGTGAACTTCGGCCAGCAGGAAGTGCTGAACCCGATCGGCGTGAACTGCCTGCGCCTGCTCAGCGGCCGCGGCTACCGCGTGTGGGGCGCCCGCCTGATTTCCTCTGACCCGGAGTGGAAGTACGTCTCCGACCGGCGCTACTTCAACTACCTCGAAGCCTCGATCGATCGCGGTACGCAATGGGCGGTGTTCGAGCCGAACGGACCGCGTCTGTGGACCAACATCACCCAGACGATCTCCGACTTTCTCTACAACGAGTGGCGCGGCGGCGCCCTGCTCGGTGACACCGTGGAGCAGGCCTTCTTCGTGCGCTGCGACCGCAGCACGATGACGCAGAACGATCTCGACAACGGGCGCCTCATCTGCCTGATCGGCGTGGCGATCATCAAGCCCGCAGAGTTCGTGATCTTCCGCATCGGCCAGAAGACGGCCGACGCAAAGTGA
- a CDS encoding DUF4255 domain-containing protein yields the protein MANVFAVHSVGSSIMTFLRNTYPANLDGRPMPACGFELVSSGQLAGDIEETTHLSLYLYRLTVNEHGRPLRRPAAPNDAPAPLGLDLHYLLTAWASNPLDEQVTIAWAMRQLHQFPVLDASSLSPEAGWDSDEVIQVIPAELSTEDVMRIWDALDPAYRLSVSYVARLVRLDPDDAGGDSLPVVARRFAYGHEDT from the coding sequence ATGGCAAACGTCTTTGCGGTGCATTCGGTGGGGAGCTCGATCATGACCTTCCTCCGGAACACCTACCCGGCCAACCTGGATGGGCGGCCGATGCCGGCCTGCGGTTTCGAACTGGTGTCCTCCGGCCAACTGGCGGGCGATATCGAAGAGACCACGCATCTCTCGCTCTACCTCTACCGGCTCACGGTCAACGAGCACGGCCGGCCGCTGCGACGGCCGGCGGCACCCAACGATGCGCCTGCGCCGCTGGGCCTGGACCTGCACTACTTGCTCACCGCCTGGGCATCGAACCCGCTGGACGAACAGGTGACTATCGCTTGGGCGATGCGCCAGTTGCATCAGTTTCCCGTGCTCGATGCGTCCTCGCTCTCGCCCGAAGCCGGTTGGGACAGCGACGAGGTGATCCAGGTAATTCCCGCGGAACTCAGTACCGAGGACGTGATGCGCATCTGGGATGCTCTGGACCCGGCCTACCGGCTCTCGGTCTCTTACGTTGCGCGCCTGGTGCGGCTCGATCCGGACGATGCGGGCGGCGACAGCCTGCCGGTCGTGGCGCGGCGCTTCGCCTACGGGCACGAGGACACATGA